Genomic DNA from Corynebacterium kroppenstedtii:
AAACATGAACCGTATCCACATTTGCCCCGCTCTGAATATTCCCGACGACGTTGCACGCCAGGGCCTTGAGATCCTGGATAAGGCGCTGACGACGTTGGATCAAAAAATCGCTATTCAGTAGTGGCGTGGTGGGGGCGCATTCCGTCGAGCGGGGCGCATGTGTCCCCCACTACTCGTACAATCCTTAACCCGTATAAACCTCACACGTATCCGCAACTTTGGAGAATTATTTATGACATCACCTTCTAAAGACGCTTCTTCCGCTACCACTAACGATTCTGGCGCTAAAGGCAACGGCACCAAACCTGTAGCCGTCATTACGGGCGCAAGTTCCGGCATCGGCGCGGCGTCCGCAAAGGCGCTGGCCGACGCGGGATACACCGTCTACATTGGTGCCCGGCGCGTCGAGAAGCTTCAAGCCGTCGCCGAGGGTATTGACGCCGTCGCCCTGCCACTGGATGTGACCGATCAGGAGAGCGTCGATAAGTTCTGTGAGCAGGTTCCGCGGTGTGACGTGTTGGTCAATAACGCTGGTGGGGCGCACGGTTCCGAGTCGATTGCCGACGCCAACGTCGAGGACTGGCAATGGATGTATGACACCAACGTGTTGGGCACGCTTCGTGTGACTCGGGCTCTGCTGCCCAAGATTGAGGCCAGTGGCGATGGTCAGGTCATTAATATCAGCTCGATTGCCGGGCACGAGCCGTACCGCGGTGGAGCCGGATACAACGCCGCCAAACATGCGGTGGCTGCTATGACGCGCGTGCTTCGCCTGGAGTTGCTGGGTAAGCCGGTTCGCGTGTGTGAGGTTTGCCCCGGCCTGGTGAACACGGAGTTCTCGACGGTTCGTTTTGGTGGCGATAAGGAGAAGGCCGACGCAGTCTATCGCGGCTTAGAGCCGATGGTTGCTGAGGACATTGCCGACGCTGTCGCTTGGATTGCGACGCGGCCGTCGCGGATGAATATTGACCACATCACGATTATGGCTCGCGACCAGGTCTCGGCGCAGGAAGTCTACCGTCGCGAGGAGTAGCGCTGCGAGGAGTAGCCGCGGCTTGTTCCGGCTACCCCCGGTTCTCGCGGCTTTCTAGTATGGAGATATGGAAAACTCGGCTTTCGCTCCACAAACAGCTTCATCCACGGACGGCCCGCTACTTCTTCCCTTCAATGGGAAGCGGCCGCGAGTCCACCGGACCGCGTGGATTGCACCCAATGCCACGTTGATCGGTGATGTGGAAATCGGTGCGCATTCCAGCGTGTATTACGGCTGCGTTCTGCGGGGCGATGTGAACTCGATTCGAATTGGGGAACGCACGAATATTCAGGACAACAGCGTTCTCCACGTCGATAGTGATGCTCCCTGCACGCTAGGCGACGATGTCACCGTCGGACATATGGCGCTGGTGCATGGCTCCACTGTGGGCAATGGAGTTCTCGTGGGGATGAAATCTGCGTTGCTCTCCCACAGCGTGATCCATGAGGGGAGTCTGATCGCAGCGGCTGCCGTGGTGCTGGAAGGGCAAGAAATTCCTGCACAATCGCTTGCTGCGGGTGTTCCGGCGAAGGTCAAACGGCAACTGTCCGATGAGCAATCTCACTCATTTATTCCCCATGCTGCCCATTACAAGGAGAATGCAGAATCACAACCGAGCCGTGCCGAATCACTGAAACCCGAAGACGTGTATTTTGACTGATATGTCAAACACTAATTGGAAATTAAAGAAAGCCAAGTACGTTGATACAGCACCAATTGTCGCGACAGGCTTAATCGGCGGGTGGATCACCGCGCGCGAAACCGGGATCCGGCCGCTGGGAGGCGTCGTTCTTGGCGCGGCTGGTCTCTACGCTGGGCGGACCTGGCTTGCCAAACGAGGCCCGGCGAAAGCTGGAGCGCTCGGCGCCACCTACTTGGCTGCGTTTGGAGCATCGCACCCGCTAGCCAAGAAAATTGGAGCGTGGCCCTCTGTTCTGACCGTGGCGGGTCTCACCGCTGCTGCGTCATATGTCGTCTCGGACATGTAACTAACCTCACTGCCATTTTCTTGATGGCATCCATTAACTGCGTCCTTGAGCTCACCAATATGCCGGTGAGCAGGCAGTTTTATTTCTTCTCTCTATCCCCCATTGTGTTACATCTCATACGGCTAGGCCATTACAAATCGTTCGAAATTGAAAATAAGCACTTGACGATGCCGCCGCGAGAACCTACGCTACCGAAACTTGAGAGTACAAACCTTTAGCTCATCCGTGGTGATTCGTTGTTCACCGTGGAGATAGCAACCAGCGTGGCGTGGCAGTCTCCACTTTCCGCGTCCTCGATCGACCCTAGGGAGCAACATTTTGCCCGGGCCGGAACGCACCTACACAGTGCACTCACCCGCATCGTGCAATCACGTACTCAGTGCAATAGCACGACTGCTCGGAAGACAGTAGTGGCAGCGTTTCAGCTGGATAAGCACATCGACGTACTGGCACAGCAGCAACGTACTGGCACACAAGCACGGCAATAAGCAAAACGAAGGACGACACGATGGAATACACAGAACTAGCCGACTATCCCCTCCCCACCGGACAGCTTTCCACCTGGCAGTTTACTGACGACGCTAGCCAGTGGAGCGAGGACGAACGCAGTCTTTCCATCAACCACGAGGATCACCTCCGCGAAGTTCTCCGCGCAGAAAAGAACAACGCCGAGCAAGGTCTTCCCTCCGTGTCGGAGGACTGGATCGGCGGAGCGTTCGTTATCCACCAGCCACTACGTACCGACGCCTTCCGCGAAGCCCTCAGGACATGGTTTAGCCGTCACGAGGCATACCGAACAACAGCTGTCGCTGATGGCCACAACGAAGCGACCACGAGCTTTACGCGCTACACGCTAGGTTCTTCCGCAGTTGACGTTTCCCGAAACAACTTCGGCGTCTACAAAGACGACCAGCTCCTACGCCACGAAATCCACAGACATTTCGCTCAGCACGTCAATGGGATCGGGTGGCCACACGTCACTGTTGCGACGATTGAACCTGAGGCGTTTGAAGCTGGAGCTCGTGAGCCTGAAGCAAAGCGATCCGACGCCAGCCACGAGCACACATCCCCTGAATTCACCGTCATTTTCGCCGCTGACCACGCAGTGATGGACGCCTACACACAGCTGTTCACCATCGCCGAACTCAGGGAGCTATACGCGGCAGCCGTCGATAAGCGGGAGCCAGCGCTGCCACCTGCGGGTTCGTATGTGGACTTTTGTGCCGGAGAACGGGCTGTCACTGAATCGGCGTCCGCCCGTGAGCGTGCAGTACAAGAATGGAAAGAGTTCCTTACTGATGCCAATGGGTATCCAGCACCGCCAGTGTTCCCTCTACCTATTCGGTCGAACGTGGATTCTGGGTCGGCCACGCCGGCAAACCAGCACCCGGCACAGCACAGCCTTTCCCAATGGCTACTCAACGAGAAAGATATCTCGCAGCTAGGTAAGCGCGCGAAAGCCAACGGTGGGTCAACCAAGTCTGCACTCCTGACCGCGTTGAAGCTGGCGCTCACCGAGCTCTCGCCGGTGCCATCAGCGCGGTATATCATGCCGATGCACACACGTCACGAGCCCAAGTACATGCTGTCTGCCGGATGGTTTGTTGGTCTCATGCCAATCGATGATCCGCTCAATGGGGCATCGAGTTTCACCGAAGCGTTTTCAGATACGGTCCAAGCCACAAAGCGGCACCGTGATCTCTCCGTCTACCCCTATGCCGCCGTGAGCGACACATTGCACATCGACGAGCCACCTCGGTTCGTGATCTCCTACGTCGATACACGATTCATACCGGGGGCCGACGCCTGGGGCGACCGAGACCGCGTTCTTCGCAGCTCCGTAGTGAGCGACGACGATGTGTACATTTGGCTCAACCGCACTGGGGAGGGGCTCAACGTTTCGATGCGCTACCCCAATAACGCCCAGGCGGAAGAATCGATCGCTGCATTCCTATCGCGATTCGCCGCCATCATCCACAGCGTCGTCACGACGGGGGATTACGCGGCTGCTGTGCCCGTCCGTGCCTAGTCGGTACCGGTTAAACGGCGGCTGAGATCCTCAACGCACTCGTCGAGTATTGCCTCTGCCTGGGGAGTCCCAGGATATTTTGCCCGTAGCGATAGTCCTTTGTCGTTTCTAGTGAACCACAGTTGCACTGTTGCTGTTGGGGCGAGCGATGAAAAATACACGGCCCCGGGGATCGCTGCAGATCGTCCCGGACCGGTGCGAAAATCGCTATACGACACCATGAAGGGCTGCGGGGTCGGCATCACAGGACTGAATGTCTCCATGACGATGTCCAGTGGAACGGTCACGGCCTTAATGCCATCGCGCAACCATTGGCGAACGCCATCGCTGTTGCCTGGCTCAGCGATGACGGGGCCGTTGCTGACCATCCACCCCACAGTCCCGTGATAGGGGCTCGATGACCGC
This window encodes:
- a CDS encoding SDR family NAD(P)-dependent oxidoreductase, yielding MTSPSKDASSATTNDSGAKGNGTKPVAVITGASSGIGAASAKALADAGYTVYIGARRVEKLQAVAEGIDAVALPLDVTDQESVDKFCEQVPRCDVLVNNAGGAHGSESIADANVEDWQWMYDTNVLGTLRVTRALLPKIEASGDGQVINISSIAGHEPYRGGAGYNAAKHAVAAMTRVLRLELLGKPVRVCEVCPGLVNTEFSTVRFGGDKEKADAVYRGLEPMVAEDIADAVAWIATRPSRMNIDHITIMARDQVSAQEVYRREE
- a CDS encoding gamma carbonic anhydrase family protein gives rise to the protein MENSAFAPQTASSTDGPLLLPFNGKRPRVHRTAWIAPNATLIGDVEIGAHSSVYYGCVLRGDVNSIRIGERTNIQDNSVLHVDSDAPCTLGDDVTVGHMALVHGSTVGNGVLVGMKSALLSHSVIHEGSLIAAAAVVLEGQEIPAQSLAAGVPAKVKRQLSDEQSHSFIPHAAHYKENAESQPSRAESLKPEDVYFD
- a CDS encoding condensation domain-containing protein: MEYTELADYPLPTGQLSTWQFTDDASQWSEDERSLSINHEDHLREVLRAEKNNAEQGLPSVSEDWIGGAFVIHQPLRTDAFREALRTWFSRHEAYRTTAVADGHNEATTSFTRYTLGSSAVDVSRNNFGVYKDDQLLRHEIHRHFAQHVNGIGWPHVTVATIEPEAFEAGAREPEAKRSDASHEHTSPEFTVIFAADHAVMDAYTQLFTIAELRELYAAAVDKREPALPPAGSYVDFCAGERAVTESASARERAVQEWKEFLTDANGYPAPPVFPLPIRSNVDSGSATPANQHPAQHSLSQWLLNEKDISQLGKRAKANGGSTKSALLTALKLALTELSPVPSARYIMPMHTRHEPKYMLSAGWFVGLMPIDDPLNGASSFTEAFSDTVQATKRHRDLSVYPYAAVSDTLHIDEPPRFVISYVDTRFIPGADAWGDRDRVLRSSVVSDDDVYIWLNRTGEGLNVSMRYPNNAQAEESIAAFLSRFAAIIHSVVTTGDYAAAVPVRA